A genomic stretch from Setaria italica strain Yugu1 chromosome VII, Setaria_italica_v2.0, whole genome shotgun sequence includes:
- the LOC101783307 gene encoding protein-tyrosine-phosphatase PTP1 has product MGLMKRISVAHYPVNREKNRYIDVLPFDDTRVKLKSTTTSLTSNNDYINASFIKATEDNSVATFICTQGPLVNTFEDFWEMVYQYQCPAIVMVTQFDSVKCDKYLPLHNGRGAYGKYNVKIMKKRKDNHQLWLRNVQVQNKESGKVHSVLHIEYPDWPDHGVPTNTDAVRQIWKRLHHIPTEHPIVVHCSAGIGRTGTYITIHTAIERILLGDKRSYDIVKTVKNFRSQRPGMVQTEQQYKFCYQVIADELKYLLNSDH; this is encoded by the exons ATGGGACTGATGAAAAGGATTAGTGTGGCTCATTATCCTGTTAATAGGGAAAAGAATCGCTATATTGATGTCTTACCAT TTGATGATACCAGGGTAAAACTGAAATCCACAACAACCAGTTTGACTTCAAACAATGATTACATCAATGCAAGCTTCATAAAG GCTACTGAGGACAACAGTGTTGCAACATTTATTTGTACTCAAGGTCCCCTAGTGAACACATTTGAGGATTTTTGGGAAATGGTCTATCAATATCAGTGCCCTGCAATTGTCATGGTCACTCAATTCGATAGTGTTAAG TGTGATAAGTATCTCCCACTGCACAATGGGCGAGGAGCATATGGAAAATATAATGTTAAGattatgaaaaaaagaaaagataaccATCAATTATGGCTGCGCAACGTGCAGGTGCAAAACAAGGAG TCAGGCAAGGTCCATTCTGTACTCCATATAGAATATCCTGATTGGCCCGACCATGGAGTGCCAACCAATACTGATGCTGTACGACAAATCTGGAAGCGACTACATCACATTCCAACAGAACATCCTATAGTTGTACATTGCAG TGCAGGTATTGGAAGAACTGGTACTTACATCACCATCCATACTGCAATTGAGAGAATCCTCCTTGGTGACAAAAGGTCTTATGATATTGTTAAAACTGTAAAGAATTTCAGATCCCAACGACCTGGAATGGTCCAAACTGAG CAACAATACAAATTCTGCTATCAGGTGATTGCTGATGAGCTGAAATATCTGCTAAACTCAGACCATTGA
- the LOC101783714 gene encoding dirigent protein 22-like, protein MAAAVPLLLLPLLLATTAASAASSGGGEKQTHIKLYWHDVVSGPSPTAVQVAHAAVTNTSKTGFGAVVVIDDALTEGPDLKSSKPLGRAQGTYIAAGKDEVSLMMNMNFVFQAGKYNGSTVAIMGRNAVFNAVREMAVVGGTGVFRMARGYAQARTHTFDLKTGDATVEYNIYIKH, encoded by the coding sequence atggccgccgccgttcccctcctcctcctgcctctCCTCctggccaccaccgccgcctcggcggcgtcgtcgggcggcggcgagaagcAGACGCACATCAAGCTCTACTGGCACGACGTGGTGAGCGGGCCGAGCCCGACGGCGGTGCAGGTGGCGCACGCCGCCGTCACCAACACTTCCAAGACGGGCTTCGGCGCCGTCGTGGTCATCGACGACGCGCTCACCGAGGGCCCCGACCTCAAGTCCTCCAAGCCCCTCGGCCGCGCGCAGGGCACCTACATCGCCGCCGGCAAGGACGAGGTGTCCCTGATGATGAACATGAACTTCGTCTTCCAGGCCGGCAAATACAACGGCAGCACCGTCGCCATCATGGGCCGGAACGCCGTGTTCAACGCCGTCAGGGAGATGGCCGTCGTCGGGGGCACCGGCGTGTTCAGGATGGCGAGAGGGTACGCGCAGGCGCGCACGCACACCTTCGACCTCAAGACCGGCGACGCCACCGTCGAGTACAACATCTACATCAAGCACTGA
- the LOC101784119 gene encoding dirigent protein 22, translated as MAAAAATALLLLPILAAAPWAASAASGEKSTHMKLYWHDVVSGPSPTAVPVARAAVTNNSKTAFGAVVVIDDPLTQGPDLKSSKPLGRAQGTYIAAGKDELSLMMNMNFVFQAGKYNGSTVAIMGKNAAFDAVREMAIVGGTGVFRMARGYAQARTHTLDLKTGDATVEYNLFIKH; from the coding sequence atggccgccgccgctgcgaccgCTCTCCTCCTGCTACCAATCCTGGCCGCCGCACCTTGGGCGGcatcggcggcgagcggcgagaAGAGCACGCACATGAAGCTCTACTGGCACGACGTGGTGAGCGGGCCGAGCCCGACGGCGGTGCCGGTGGCGCGCGCGGCTGTGACCAACAACTCCAAGACGGCCTTCGGCGCCGTGGTGGTGATCGACGACCCGCTCACCCAGGGCCCCGACCTCAAGAGCTCCAAGCCCCTCGGCCGCGCGCAGGGCACCTACATCGCCGCCGGCAAGGACGAGCTGTCCCTCATGATGAACATGAACTTCGTCTTCCAGGCCGGCAAATACAACGGCAGCACCGTCGCCATCATGGGCAAGAACGCCGCGTTCGACGCCGTCAGGGAGATGGCCATCGTCGGCGGCACGGGAGTGTTCAGGATGGCGCGAGGGTACGCGCAGGCCAGGACGCACACCCTCGACCTCAAGACCGGGGACGCCACCGTCGAGTACAACCTCTTCATCAAGCACTAA